The following coding sequences are from one Veillonellales bacterium window:
- the cas2 gene encoding CRISPR-associated endonuclease Cas2, with translation MMVLITYDVNVTTDAGKSRLRKVAKQCVNYGQRVQNSVFECLLDPTKFAELKFRLESIIDPKTDSLRYYFLGNNWKNRVEHFGAKTGYDPEGMLMV, from the coding sequence ATGATGGTATTGATTACCTATGATGTTAATGTAACTACTGATGCAGGGAAGAGTCGTCTGCGGAAAGTGGCAAAGCAATGTGTTAATTATGGCCAGCGTGTTCAAAATTCAGTTTTCGAGTGCTTACTTGATCCAACAAAATTTGCCGAGTTGAAATTCCGGTTGGAGAGTATTATCGATCCGAAAACGGACAGCTTGCGTTATTATTTTCTCGGGAACAACTGGAAGAATCGTGTGGAACATTTTGGCGCCAAAACCGGATATGATCCGGAAGGTATGCTCATGGTTTGA